Proteins encoded together in one Glandiceps talaboti chromosome 11, keGlaTala1.1, whole genome shotgun sequence window:
- the LOC144442055 gene encoding retinol dehydrogenase 8-like — MSQQQIVLVTGCSSGLGLALAVKLAKDADKRYKVFSTMRNLAKKGALEEAAGDTVNKTLFIRQLDVNSDESVKNCFDKLLKDEGRIDILVNNAGLTSFGVFEIMGIDKVRSVMETNYFGPVRTCQAVIPNMKQNKSGKIINVSSILAIKAGPFFDLYCASKAALESLSEALAPTLRQFNVFLSVIELGPVLTPIQKKEGAMVAAIDFSRTDEHTGKLAHAASNASNTFSDELAQTPEQVAQAIVNIIEEEKPNFRYQSSEAMAGMAKGVLVDPTGEESVTSSIKTSLNI; from the exons ATGTCTCAACAACAAATCGTCCTCGTCACTGGATGTTCGTCCGGGCTTGGACTCGCTTTGGCGGTAAAACTGGCCAAAGATGCCGACAAACGATACAAAGTCTTCTCGACGATGAGAAACCTGGCGAAGAAAGGGGCCTTGGAAGAGGCTGCAGGGGACACAGTCAACAAAACACTGTTCATTCGACAACTGGACGTGAACAGTGACGAGTCGGTGAAGAATTGTTTTGACAAGTTATTGAAGGATGAAGGAAGAATTGATATTTTAG TTAACAATGCTGGTTTGACTTCCTTTGGAGTGTTTGAAATCATGGGTATTGATAAAGTACGTTCTGTGATGGAAACCAACTACTTTGGTCCAGTGCGTACTTGCCAAGCCGTCATTccaaacatgaaacaaaataaatcagGGAAGATTATCAACGTCAGTAGTATTCTTGCAATCAAAG CTGGTCCATTTTTCGATCTTTACTGTGCATCAAAAGCTGCCTTGGAGAGTTTATCTGAAGCCCTGGCACCAACGTTGAGACAATTTAACGTATT TCTGTCGGTCATCGAACTAGGACCTGTTCTAACACCCATACAAAAGAAGGAAGGTGCCATGGTGGCAGCGATCGATTTCAGTAGAACAGACGAACACACTGGAAAACTGGCACATGCTGCGAGTAACGCTTCCAATACCTTCAGTGATGAACTGGCACAAACACCAGAACAGGTTGCACAGGCTATTGTCAATATCATTGAGGAAGAGAAACCGAACTTCCGGTACCAGTCAAGTGAGGCCATGGCGGGGATGGCAAAAGGGGTATTGGTTGACCCGACAGGAGAAGAATCGGTGACATCCTCAATAAAGACTTCCCTTAACATTTAG
- the LOC144442057 gene encoding carboxy-terminal kinesin 2-like: MANNEEATSLTQPRPPLGMMNQNGQRVATVKPQSKLPVPSSAKKRPRGSDDDDDVSFSETQVKESKRSKIAPPTPLPQPKKKPVASRPGATKPRGTMTRSASATSVRNTGRPKPAAVVNKPLPPARTRTTAITASQKTTTTAARPSYRTTTRAANNTATTSQSGGNDRKPKRAAWDYKGRLEDMNDDMKQITASNSNLQQTVFETLTRVANLEKERQQLEGTVVQKERVQTEAEERNRRLERETRDKEEELDNLKRKMSRIERDYESLEGDYSAARQEINGYKTTISQMTADKMGIESERNNLQRSLEIIQEQLRIKTDECRDKGSKIEKLNDDVKERNEKLREQETIRRTLHNTIQELKGNIRVFCRVRPLVTEELENGVRPVSMNYPDIDSKMIELEKPAEESSVGGAKKRAQTYEFNFDKVFNPESCQQEVFEEISQLVQSALDGYNVCIFAYGQTGSGKTYTMEGPQQPSDESRGMIPRAAEQIFDFALSLEEKGWKYDMNASFLEIYNETIRDLLGPSNSKEKHEIKLTGSKGTEVEVTNITVTTVKSEQQIHDLLCKAATNRAVAATNCNERSSRSHSVFILKLHGKNGKTGEECEGVLNLVDLAGSERLDKSDSKGDRLKETKNINKSLSQLSNVIMAIANNEPHIPYRNSKLTHLLTNSLGGNSKTLMFVNVSPREENLSETLTSLRFATKVNQCNIGTAQKKVK, from the exons ATGGCTAACAATGAAGAAGCTACCTCTCTGACTCAG CCCAGACCACCTCTCGGTATGATGAATCAAAATGGTCAACGTGTAGCAACTGTGAAACCTCAAAGTAAGCTTCCTGTGCCATCCTCTGCCAAAAAGAGACCAAGAGGTagcgatgatgacgatgacgttTCTTTT TCTGAAACTCAAGTTAAAGAATCAAAAAGAAGTAAAATTGCACCACCCACACCTTTACCTCAGCCTAAAAAGAAGCCGGTTGCATCAAGACCAGGTGCTACTAAACCAAGAGGTACGATGACAAGATCTGCTAGTGCCACCAGTGTTCGTAACACAGGGAGACCTAAACCAGCTGCAGTTGTAAACAAACCACTCCCTCCAG CAAGAACCCGTACAACTGCTATCACTGCCTCACAGAAAACAACAACCACAGCTGCAAGACCTTCATATAGAACTACAACAAGGGCTGCTAATAACACTGCTACTACTTCACAATCTG GTGGGAATGACCGGAAACCGAAGCGAGCAGCCTGGGATTACAAGGGGAGGTTGGAAGACATGAATGATGATATGAAACAGATCACTGCATCCAACTCAAACCTCCAACAGACAGTATTCGAAACCTTAACCAGAGTGGCAAATTTGGAGAAGGAGAGGCAGCAACTTGAAGGCACTGTTGTACAAAAAGAAAGAGTGCAAACAGAAGCTGAAGAAAGGAACAGAAGGTTAGAAAGAGAGACGAG AGATAAAGAAGAAGAACTTGACAATTTGAAAAGGAAAATGTCCAGGATTGAGAGAGATTATGAAAGCTTGGAAGGAGACTATAGTGCTGCCAGGCAAGAAATAAACGGTTACAAAACAACAATATCACAAATGACAGCTGATAAGATGGGTATTGAGTCTGAAAGAAATAATCTACAG AGATCTTTGGAGATCATACAGGAACAACTGAGAATTAAAACTGACGAATGTCGAGATAAAGGCAGCAAGATTGAGAAGTTAAATGATGACGTCAAAGAACGTAATGAGAAACTAAGAGAGCAGGAAACCATCCGGAGGACGTTACATAACACCATCCAAGAACTAAAG GGTAATATCCGTGTGTTTTGTCGTGTGCGACCACTGGTAACAGAAGAATTAGAGAACGGTGTCAGACCAGTATCTATGAATTACCCAGACATCGACAGCAAAATGATAGAATTAGAAAAACCAGCTGAAGAG agTTCTGTGGGTGGAGCAAAGAAAAGGGCCCAAACATATGAATTCAACTTTGATAAAGTCTTTAATCCTGAATCATGTCAACAGGAGGTGTTTGAAGAAATATCACAACTTGTACAG TCTGCATTAGATGGTTACAACGTATGTATATTTGCCTATGGACAAACTGGTTCCGGAAAGACCTACACTATGGAAGGTCCTCAACAGCCAAGTGATGAAAGTCGTGGTATGATTCCAAGAGCTGCTGAACAGATATTTGATTTTGCGTTGAGTCTAGAAGAGAAAGGATGGAAG tatGATATGAACGCCAGCTTTCTAGAAATCTACAATGAAACGATCCGTGATTTGCTTGGACCTAGTAACAGTAAAGAGAAACACGAGATAAAACTCACTGGATCTAAGGGCACCGAGGTCGAAGTCACTAACATCACAGTCACTACTGTCAAATCTGAACAGCAAATCCATGATCTTCTATGTAAAGCTGCAACTAACAGAGCTGTAGCTGCCACTAATTGTAACGAGAGATCTTCCAGAAGTCACTCGGTGTTCATTCTCAAACTACATGGCAAAAACGGAAAAACTGGAGAAGAATGTGAAG GTGTGTTGAATTTGGTGGATTTGGCTGGTAGTGAACGACTTGATAAGAGTGATTCTAAAGGTGATCGTCTTAAAGAAACCAAAAACATCAATAAAAGCCTGTCTCAACTAAGTAACGTCATTATGGCCATTGCTAACAATGAGCCACACATTCCATACAGGAATAGCAAGTTGACACACCTGTTGACTAATTCATTGGGTGGAAACTCAAAAAC gCTCATGTTTGTCAATGTGTCCCCACGAGAAGAAAACTTATCAGAGACTCTCACTTCCCTGCGATTTGCAACTAAG GTCAATCAATGCAATATTGGAACAGCACAGAAGAAGGTGAAATAA
- the LOC144442524 gene encoding retinol dehydrogenase 8-like — MSYKTVVITGTSSGIGLVTAVTLAKDGAKRYKVYATVRDMTRKGPLEEAAGSCLDDTLLIREMDVTKDESVKSFFTALFNDESKLDILVNNAGIGLSGIFEALPIEMIRMVMETNYFGPVRTIQSVIPRMKRQLHGRIINISTGLGVAGVPFTEAYVSSKFALEGLTETLAPTLRKFNVFISTVQFGPVDDTAFFPKVSEALNQTDTSGVDKSTHNLFRMRNRNFQNRIARERQTSEEAARFVITVIEDDQPKLMHQSSESVVKHVSGKVKDSTGETIVQSQTVNFLTE, encoded by the exons ATGAGTTATAAAACAGTGGTGATCACTGGAACATCGTCTGGGATCGGTCTCGTTACGGCGGTGACACTTGCAAAAGATGGCGCCAAGCGTTACAAGGTGTATGCTACAGTCAGAGATATGACACGTAAGGGGCCACTCGAAGAGGCTGCCGGATCGTGTTTAGATGATACGCTACTAATTCGAGAGATGGATGTCACGAAAGACGAATCTGTAAAGAGCTTTTTCACGGCACTCTTCAACGATGAAAGCAAGTTAGATATTCTAG TCAACAATGCTGGAATAGGACTGAGTGGTATATTTGAAGCTTTACCGATTGAAATGATCCGGATGGTAATGGAGACCAATTATTTTGGTCCAGTTAGAACTATCCAGTCAGTAATTCCAAGGATGAAACGTCAATTACATGGAAGAATTATCAATATTAGCACTGGTCTAGGAGTTGCTG GTGTTCCGTTCACAGAGGCCTATGTTTCCTCTAAGTTTGCTTTGGAAGGACTCACTGAAACATTAGCACCAACGTTAAGGAAATTCAACGTATT TATCAGTACAGTCCAATTCGGTCCTGTAGATGACACAGCCTTCTTCCCAAAAGTGTCGGAAGCACTTAATCAAACTGACACAAGCGGCGTTGACAAATCAACACACAACTTATTCAGAATGAGAAATCGAAACTTTCAAAATCGAATCGCCAGAGAACGGCAAACATCAGAGGAAGCAGCAAGATTTGTAATCACTGTTATCGAAGACGATCAACCAAAATTGATGCATCAATCGTCTGAGAGCGTAGTGAAACATGTATCCGGGAAAGTAAAAGATTCAACTGGGGAAACAATCGTTCAGTCACAGACTGTGAACTTTTTGACGGAATAG